Genomic window (Dyadobacter fanqingshengii):
CGCGCGTCCAATCCGGCTCGCGGTCAGAAGATTGTGTCAGTGTTTGAAGTGCATAAAGTAAAAATATAAGTACCTCAGTACCCAATCCGGCAGTTAGTAAAGGGCCGCCGAAATCCCAGTGTTGAATTTTTGCTAACGCTCCCAAAATAACAACGGCAGCACCTGCGCTATATATTGTTGGTACCAGTTTATCCCAAAAAAAATTAGGTCCGCTATTCTTAGCCATACTTATTGAAATCAGTTACAGTGAAAAAATTAGATATTGATATGAAAAGTGTTTTGAGCAGGTCGTAAAAAAGAAGCAGTGTTCAAAACGCTGCTTCTTTTTCGAAGAGATTCTATCTAGCGACGGCGTGCACGGGCACCTCCGCGATCATTAACATTGTCCATTACGCAGCGGAAGCCGATGAAAGCACGACGTTCTGTTTCATATTCGAAAGTTCTCGTGCCAGTCTGTAAGTAGTAAGCGATGTCTTTCCATGAACCGCCTTTCACAACCTTACGAGGTTCATCAGGATTGTCATATCTTGGGTTCATATCCCAAACGATTGCCGTTGCATTGTCTGTATAAGCATCCGATGTCCACTCTGCAACGTTTCCAGCCATGTTATAAAGACCGAAATCATTTGGGTTGTAAGCGTTAGCCGGACCTGTATAAGGATAGCCATCCGCATCATAATTTCCGCGTTGTGGCTTGAAGTTCGCTAAGAAACATCCTTTGGCGTTCATCGTGTAAGGGTTACCCCAAGGGTATTTGGCAACTGCACGTCCGCCCCTTGCCGCCCATTCCCATTCTGCTTCTGTCGGAAGACGGAAACCTGTGGAATTGAATTGTCCTTCTTTGTTTTGGAAATCGTGCAAAAGGTTGGTACGCCATTTTGAGAAATACTGAGCTCCCTGCCAGCTAACACCTACAACAGGGTAAGTATCAAAACCCGGGTGCTGATAGTAATATTCAACAAACGGATCACCATTAGAATAAGCAAAGTCTTTTTTCCAGGCTGTTGTATCAGGATAGTATTTGGACATAATTTCTTCTTCTCCCAAAACTGAAACAGAGTCAACCAGCAAGGCATTCACAAACTGGCGATATTCGTTGTTTGTGATTTCAGTGTCATCCATAAAGAATGAGCTGATCGTCACGCGACGGTTCATGTTGTTCATGGACGAAGCTATATCTTCATCGGCCTGTCCCATTACAAAGGAACCAGATGGTATCACCACCATTCCAGCCGGAGTTGTCTGCTTATAACCTTTACGGGCTGTCGCTGTAATTTCCCCGTTTTGAATCCCGCTTTCCTCTTGTCCTCCCTTGCCAAACTTACTTTTGATAAACCCGCAACTTTGCATGAGCATAAGAGCGGCTATCAAAAGCAGACTTTTGACTCCATCCCGATAGAACACTTTCACATTCATAGTGTTTTTGTAAAATTTGAATAATAAAATGTTAGCCTAAAAACGTCGACTGGTGATATATAGTATACTTGAAATACAAACAAAAATAACAATCTCACGCTCAGCAGGATTCTGGGAGAAATCATATTGTGGAGCTCCCGTATCCGTCACAAAGCCTGCATTTATCGAGTTAACGTAAGAATAAGATAAATGGTATAAGGCAAGATTATTTTACAAATATAAATTAAAGTTTTGCAAACTGCTTAACTACAATTACCTACTGGTTTACAAAAACCGTTTAATAAATGGCAAATTGGCCACTTTTTTAATAATTTCCGGATTCCATAGTACTATATACGGAGCATTTTTCCTTGCCGTCTAAAATCTGAAACGCGGCGTCCGAATAATAGTCTTTTTGCCAAACTTTGGAGAAGGCAATGCATAGGACAACATTACTTCGAAAGATGACGGTGCTTTTGATTCATTTCCTCCCAGTACAAGATCATACGCTCCCGAGAGCTTGAGCGATTGATCCGGCAGCAAATAAATCCCCCCCATTAAGATAAAATACGTGTCCTGCTGTCTGTAAGTTCCGCCAATCCAATAACGCTTATTATAGGTTACGGTTGCGCCGCCCTCACCTGAAAACGTGCTAATGTCTGATTTTAAAAGGACAATAGGCTGTATATCAAGCATGTAACCGAGTTCAATGTTTATGCCAGCATTAAAATAGAGCGTTTGGGGTAACGGATTGGTCGCCGTTGTGGATCCCAGTTGATATTTCGGCTCTAAAAGGTGGTTTAAAGAAAGACCGGCGTAGAAGGTTTCATTTTCAAATCGTGCGCCGATAGAAAAGTCGGGGTTGATTTCCGAAATGTTGCCGGTTGGAATCAAAGGATCATCGAGATCCTGATATCTTAACTTACTGTAATCAATAGACTGTCTGAATAAACCCGCGCTCGCACCAACCTGAAAATTGCCTCCGAAAGCGGGAATGCGGTAAGCTGCCGAAACTTTAAAATCCTGGTCTGTACGCGGTCCACTGCGGTCATTCAATGCATAGAACCCAATTCCAAAATTCTTGATAGGCATACTGAATGCAAAAAGCTGGGTTGAAAGCGCACCGCCTTCGTCCGTAACATTTGTGCCCTGATAGCCTGCGTATTGCGTTCTGTGTGTGAGCTGGAACTTGGTGAGCCCGTCCGCCCCAGCTGCTGCCGGATTAAGATATAACTGATTGAGAGAAAATAAGCTGAATTGTGCGTCTTTCTGAGCCATCGCACCGGAGGTGGTCAGGAGTATTATTGCAAGCAGCCGGTTATATTTAATACTTCGAATAATAAACGTCAAAGTCATGCCTGTGGGTTTGGTTAAGGAACACGCCGGGAGTTTTCGGATTTTATTTATAACGCATATTGCTTAAAAAAATTGATAAAATAACAAAAAAGCCCCGGAAATTTTCCGGGGCTTTTTTGGGGGAAAAACGACTCAAACATTGTTCGCTTGTCTGATATAAAGGTCGAGCGCGCCGGTCATAGACGGGGCATTCGGCAATGGTGCCTGAATGTCCAGAAAAAGACCTGCATCTGTCACTGCTTTTGCTGTTGTTGGGCCGAAAGCAGCAATACGCGTAGAGTTTTGCTTGTAATCAGGGAAGTTATCGTATAGCGACTTTATCCCCGACGGGCTGAAAAATGCAATGATATCGTAGTAAACATCCTCCAAGTCAGAGAGATCAGCAGAACCGGTCTGATACATGGTTGCCTCAACGAAATGGAATTCTTCTGTATCTGCAAACTCAGGAATGTCATTTTTACGAACGTCCGAGCACGGATAAAGGAATTTCTCCTTCTTATGTTTCCGCATCAGCTCGATCAGTTCAGCGGCTGTTTTAGTGCCTGTGAAGATTTTACGCTTGCGGATCACAATATATTTCTGAAGATAATTGGCAGTCTGTTCCGAAATGCAGAAATATTTCATCGTCGCCGGCACTTCCACTCTTCCTTCATTACAGATCCGAAAGAAATGATCAATGGCATTACGGCTGGTAAAAATAACCGCAGTATGATCCAGAATGTTGATTTTTTGCTTGCGAAACTCTTTATAAGAAACTCCGTCAATTTGTATGAACGGCCTGAAATCTACTTTAATATTATACTTTTTGGCCAATTCATAGTAAGGTGAATTCTCGTCGGCTGGTCTGGATTGACTAACTAAAAGGCTGGTTACTTTTTTAAGCCGCTCCTGATCAAAATGGATGGTATCACTCATGTATAATCCTCATTAGTTTAAATTCCGTTTCATGTTCTGCAATTACAAAGCAAACTTTATGCCGACAATGAGCGGGATTATTTCAATGACGCAAAGGTACGAAAATAAATACAGATTAATCAACGAACCCGGAGGCTTGGTTACAATGTATAATGCCAGGAATCTCGCTGAATAGAACAGTAAAAATGGGGCCAGAACATAGGTTCTCATCTCATTTAGCCAGTTTATGTGGTTGAAACTGAGCATGAAAACCAGCAGAAACAGTGCTGCATAAAACAGGTAAGAGGATTGTATTATTTTAAGAAAGATGATATCGACCGTCTTGTCCAGATTGAGCATGTTACCGGCCATTACCATGCCTATATATTTGAGATATGTAAGCAGGAAGAAAATGGCGGAAAGGATGAAAAAGTCTCCCACAATTTGCAGCGTATTTGACTTTTCAGATAATATCGTGCTGACAGAAAATACATTAAGCTCATTTGCCGAAAAGAAAACCACGATAAAGCTCATCAGCATCGAAGTGATGATAACGAAAAATATAACGGTGTTGCTGTAAGGTTTGTTAATTTTAGAAAGCTGATCCCTTGGATCGTTATTGAAAAACTCAATAGGATTTATCAAACGTATAAATGACAAGGGGTTAGCATTGAAAATCCAGACGGTCAGTATGAGAATGAGAATGAGGGAAAGGGCTGCGAAGTTACCGAACGGCGTAAATGTGATGGGTTTAATGTTAATAAAATTGCGTCCTGCCTGCTCAATGGTCATGGGATCATTGCGTTTCTTTTTGTTACAAAGCAGCACAGATTTGTCCCCAATGCCCGAACTGCCGTAAACTGTAAGCAGCAATTCGTCTTTTTTGTAGAGCTTGTAAAGGCTATCAATGTTGAGTTCCTGCCACTGGTCTTTGGCCACCTTGTTCTGAAGGGAGCCTTCTAAAAACAGATAACTCTCATTTTCAGCTTTTACGAGCAGCACATACCGACGGTTTTTAACGAGATCAATGTATAAGCTGACATAACGCGCGCCCTCGTTCACGCCCTGGGAGAATGGGACGTAGTTTTTGTATTGAGGATTGTAAACGAGCCAGTCGTTCTGGTAATCGTATACCGGGAAATATTGCTCGGGAGGATTAACTTCGGCCGCGCCGGAAGCCATTGTTCCGGAAACGGAAAAAGCGATGAGAAAAGCCCAAAAAAGCGTAAAAGAAATGGACTTCATTGGTATAAAAAAGGGCGGGGTTTCCCCAGCCCTCTTAAAAAGTTATATGTAAGCAGGTTACTATTTTCTTCCAAGAGCGATCAGCATCGTTTCGCCGATCAATGCAGGCGATTCAGCTACAAAAATACCTGACTCCTTCATAATTCTGATTTTAGCTTCTGCTGTATCGTCAGCACCACCGATAATTGCACCCGCATGGCCCATTCTGCGTCCTTTCGGAGCAGTTTGTCCGGCGATGAAACCTACGACCGGCTTTTTGTTACCCGTTGATTTAATGTAGTTGGCAGCATCCGCTTCCATGCTTC
Coding sequences:
- a CDS encoding DUF4271 domain-containing protein, encoding MKSISFTLFWAFLIAFSVSGTMASGAAEVNPPEQYFPVYDYQNDWLVYNPQYKNYVPFSQGVNEGARYVSLYIDLVKNRRYVLLVKAENESYLFLEGSLQNKVAKDQWQELNIDSLYKLYKKDELLLTVYGSSGIGDKSVLLCNKKKRNDPMTIEQAGRNFINIKPITFTPFGNFAALSLILILILTVWIFNANPLSFIRLINPIEFFNNDPRDQLSKINKPYSNTVIFFVIITSMLMSFIVVFFSANELNVFSVSTILSEKSNTLQIVGDFFILSAIFFLLTYLKYIGMVMAGNMLNLDKTVDIIFLKIIQSSYLFYAALFLLVFMLSFNHINWLNEMRTYVLAPFLLFYSARFLALYIVTKPPGSLINLYLFSYLCVIEIIPLIVGIKFAL
- a CDS encoding PorP/SprF family type IX secretion system membrane protein, translated to MTLTFIIRSIKYNRLLAIILLTTSGAMAQKDAQFSLFSLNQLYLNPAAAGADGLTKFQLTHRTQYAGYQGTNVTDEGGALSTQLFAFSMPIKNFGIGFYALNDRSGPRTDQDFKVSAAYRIPAFGGNFQVGASAGLFRQSIDYSKLRYQDLDDPLIPTGNISEINPDFSIGARFENETFYAGLSLNHLLEPKYQLGSTTATNPLPQTLYFNAGINIELGYMLDIQPIVLLKSDISTFSGEGGATVTYNKRYWIGGTYRQQDTYFILMGGIYLLPDQSLKLSGAYDLVLGGNESKAPSSFEVMLSYALPSPKFGKKTIIRTPRFRF
- the porK gene encoding type IX secretion system lipoprotein PorK/GldK: MNVKVFYRDGVKSLLLIAALMLMQSCGFIKSKFGKGGQEESGIQNGEITATARKGYKQTTPAGMVVIPSGSFVMGQADEDIASSMNNMNRRVTISSFFMDDTEITNNEYRQFVNALLVDSVSVLGEEEIMSKYYPDTTAWKKDFAYSNGDPFVEYYYQHPGFDTYPVVGVSWQGAQYFSKWRTNLLHDFQNKEGQFNSTGFRLPTEAEWEWAARGGRAVAKYPWGNPYTMNAKGCFLANFKPQRGNYDADGYPYTGPANAYNPNDFGLYNMAGNVAEWTSDAYTDNATAIVWDMNPRYDNPDEPRKVVKGGSWKDIAYYLQTGTRTFEYETERRAFIGFRCVMDNVNDRGGARARRR
- a CDS encoding uroporphyrinogen-III synthase, with translation MSDTIHFDQERLKKVTSLLVSQSRPADENSPYYELAKKYNIKVDFRPFIQIDGVSYKEFRKQKINILDHTAVIFTSRNAIDHFFRICNEGRVEVPATMKYFCISEQTANYLQKYIVIRKRKIFTGTKTAAELIELMRKHKKEKFLYPCSDVRKNDIPEFADTEEFHFVEATMYQTGSADLSDLEDVYYDIIAFFSPSGIKSLYDNFPDYKQNSTRIAAFGPTTAKAVTDAGLFLDIQAPLPNAPSMTGALDLYIRQANNV